From a region of the Anomalospiza imberbis isolate Cuckoo-Finch-1a 21T00152 chromosome 3, ASM3175350v1, whole genome shotgun sequence genome:
- the DACT2 gene encoding dapper homolog 2 isoform X2, with protein sequence MLLGAPRPGGWDRGRVGERLQAALAGLQELQVLREKQRELVRAALAMPQRPAAGGEQQPLSAHSKEHRLEVTLSALKEQLSRLRRQDVGLKSHLDQLDQRISELKLDVSKTSSEYLDSDSRPSSGFYDLSDGGSCSLSNSCTSVYSESISSSHTSLLPSSQHPKARLSVFDYRPKSADETTVHTTSFQQQGTYVSDGCRIAASRDVSGTPARSRPRPVSTGDLERLIPADTRFQKEMDPKSMLPLCHNGDLHLLSMDPKFQNDLVSKNGIDVYPYPSPLHAVALQSPLFSLVGTSPKSDFQAPPIKSMPSTTGPSLIKTRPTTEVKPGGYINKLLQLTRCKGSSQAEASEWVSPKSQPAAMHQRLIITPSTGGVKINSSSSQLEKQSSLESNKAEGKLSREVPEGECAKQQETMSCMNEEQSSTQPDTEPSAVNSCYPAKSAARGSSLAEETAASMERSLSYSQLCQQDSSPDTWNSKAVPPKKLPIKRCGNAKMAYTGGHERVARAEFVHAQFVPAESHQVRVKFASSKTKAVKIKRRSSEKVVRPGKQAFCMEKVRGSHGATKMPVEWNQLQRPQGMKSLMRRPSYSGDMAGRSCSESSLFPVQVRLPTVPSRPELYGASANALYSLETACVDTASRKKQRKWQSTVEISAKAHPASLSHSFGLGAPRQPARRAGIPRTVSMRNPSKGQHHGDCAKSESDHSEYSAECASLFHSTIAETSEGEVSDFTTNRFGDSESSEGDWDGSSNSSSLALDYDEGDESELIWPEGSVRQSVTVQASSKPLPPVPKICRIKASKALKKKIRRFQPASLKVMTMV encoded by the exons ATGCTGCTGGGCGCCCCACGGCCGGGCGGCTGGGATCGCGGCCGGGTGGGCGAGAGGCTGCAGGCGGCCCTCGCCGgcctccaggagctccaggtgCTTCGGGAGAAGCAGCGGGAGCTGGTGCGGGCCGCCCTGGCCATGCcgcagcggccggcggcgggcggagaACAGCAGCCCCTGTCCGCCCACAGCAAGGAGCACCGTCTGGAGGTCACCCTCTCCGCCTTGAAGGAGCAGCTG TCTCGTTTGAGGAGACAGGATGTTGGCTTGAAAAGCCACCTGGATCAGCTAGACCAGCGAATAAGTGAGCTGAAATTGGATGTCAGTAAGACCTCCAGTGAATACTTGGATAGTGACAGCCGGCCCAGCTCAG GATTCTATGACCTGAGTGATGGTGGTTCTTGCTCACTCTCCAATTCTTGCACCTCTGTGTACAGTGAGTCTATCTCCTCCTCCCACACCAGTCTCTTACCCAGCTCTCAACACCCTAAAGCGAGGCTCAGTGTGTTTGATTACCGACCCAAGTCTGCAGATGAAACTACTGTGCACACCACCAGCTTCCAACAGCAGGGAACCTATGTCAGCGATGGATGTCGGATTGCAGCTAGCAGAGATGTTTCTGGGACTCCTGCCAGGTCCAGACCAAGGCCAGTTTCCACAG GTGACTTGGAAAGACTCATTCCAGCGGACACTagatttcagaaagaaatggaTCCCAAATCCATGTTGCCTCTATGCCATAATGGAGACCTGCACTTGCTTAGCATGGATCCTAAATTCCAAAATGACTTGGTCTCCAAGAATGGCATTGATGTGTATCCTTACCCAAGCCCCCTCCATGCAGTGGCTTTACAAAGTCCGCTTTTCTCCCTGGTGGGAACATCCCCAAAATCAGACTTCCAAGCTCCTCCCATCAAATCTATGCCTAGTACAACAGGTCCCAGCTTGATTAAGACTAGGCCAACCACTGAGGTCAAGCCAGGGGGTTACATCAATAAATTACTGCAGCTGACGAGATGCAAAGGGAGCAGTCAGGCTGAGGCCAGTGAGTGGGTTTCACCGAAAAGCCAGCCAGCCGCAATGCATCAGAGACTCATTATAACCCCCAGCACCGGTGGAGTGAAAATTAACAGCAGCAGTAGCCAGCTGGAAAAACAGAGTTCTCTGGAGAGTAACAAAGCTGAAGGGAAGCTGTCAAGAGAGGTGCCAGAGGGGGAATGTGCCAAGCAGCAGGAGACCATGAGCTGTATGAATGAAGAGCAGTCATCCACTCAGCCTGACACAGAGCCATCAGCTGTGAATAGTTGTTATCCTGCCAAGTCAGCAGCAAGGGGCTCTTCTCTGGCAGAAGAAACAGCGGCCAGCATGGAGCGCAGTTTGTCCTACTCACAGCTGTGTCAACAGGACTCTAGCCCAGACACCTGGAATTCTAAAGCTGTTCCACCCAAAAAACTGCCCATCAAAAGGTGTGGCAATGCCAAGATGGCTTACACTGGGGGTCATGAACGGGTGGCACGAGCTGAGTTTGTCCATGCTCAATTTGTCCCTGCAGAATCCCATCAAGTCCGGGTAAAGTTTGCCAGCTCCAAAACAAAGGCAGTGAAGATAAAGAGGAGGAGCAGTGAAAAAGTCGTTCGGCCTGGGAAGCAAGCCTTCTGCATGGAGAAGGTGAGAGGGTCTCATGGGGCCACCAAGATGCCTGTTGAGTGGAATCAGCTCCAAAGACCGCAAGGAATGAAGAGCCTCATGCGGAGACCTTCATATTCTGGTGACATGGCTGGCAGATCATGCTCAGAGTcgagtctgttcccagtgcagGTCAGGCTCCCCACTGTGCCATCCAGGCCAGAGCTCTACGGAGCCTCTGCCAATGCACTGTATTCCCTGGAAACAGCTTGTGTAGACACAGCCAGCAGGAAGAAGCAGCGCAAGTGGCAGTCCACAGTGGAGATATCTGCCAAGGCCCACCCAGCCAGCCTGTCTCACAGCTTTGGCCTGGGAGCGCCAAGGCAGCCAGCAAGGAGAGCCGGCATCCCACGCACTGTCAGCATGAGGAATCCCTCCAAGGGTCAGCACCACGGAGATTGTGCCAAAAGTGAGTCAGACCACTCTGAGTACTCTGCAGAGTGCGCTTCCCTCTTTCACTCCACCATTGCAGAGACCAGTGAAGGGGAGGTCAGCGATTTCACAACCAACCGATTTGGGGACAGTGAGTCCAGTGAAGGTGACTGGGATGGCAGCAGTAACAGTAGCAGCCTTGCTCTTGACTATGATGAGGGGGATGAAAGTGAGCTGATTTGGCCTGAAGGTTCAGTCAGACAATCTGTGACTGTCCAGGCCTCTTCCAAGCCTCTTCCTCCAGTGCCCAAAATCTGTCGCATCAAAGCTTCAAAGGCACTTAAGAAAAAGATAAGGAGGTTCCAGCCTGCCTCTCTGAAGGTCATGACCATGGTGTAA
- the DACT2 gene encoding dapper homolog 2 isoform X1, translating to MLLGAPRPGGWDRGRVGERLQAALAGLQELQVLREKQRELVRAALAMPQRPAAGGEQQPLSAHSKEHRLEVTLSALKEQLSRLRRQDVGLKSHLDQLDQRISELKLDVSKTSSEYLDSDSRPSSGFYDLSDGGSCSLSNSCTSVYNETTVHTTSFQQQGTYVSDGCRIAASRDVSGTPARSRPRPVSTGDLERLIPADTRFQKEMDPKSMLPLCHNGDLHLLSMDPKFQNDLVSKNGIDVYPYPSPLHAVALQSPLFSLVGTSPKSDFQAPPIKSMPSTTGPSLIKTRPTTEVKPGGYINKLLQLTRCKGSSQAEASEWVSPKSQPAAMHQRLIITPSTGGVKINSSSSQLEKQSSLESNKAEGKLSREVPEGECAKQQETMSCMNEEQSSTQPDTEPSAVNSCYPAKSAARGSSLAEETAASMERSLSYSQLCQQDSSPDTWNSKAVPPKKLPIKRCGNAKMAYTGGHERVARAEFVHAQFVPAESHQVRVKFASSKTKAVKIKRRSSEKVVRPGKQAFCMEKVRGSHGATKMPVEWNQLQRPQGMKSLMRRPSYSGDMAGRSCSESSLFPVQVRLPTVPSRPELYGASANALYSLETACVDTASRKKQRKWQSTVEISAKAHPASLSHSFGLGAPRQPARRAGIPRTVSMRNPSKGQHHGDCAKSESDHSEYSAECASLFHSTIAETSEGEVSDFTTNRFGDSESSEGDWDGSSNSSSLALDYDEGDESELIWPEGSVRQSVTVQASSKPLPPVPKICRIKASKALKKKIRRFQPASLKVMTMV from the exons ATGCTGCTGGGCGCCCCACGGCCGGGCGGCTGGGATCGCGGCCGGGTGGGCGAGAGGCTGCAGGCGGCCCTCGCCGgcctccaggagctccaggtgCTTCGGGAGAAGCAGCGGGAGCTGGTGCGGGCCGCCCTGGCCATGCcgcagcggccggcggcgggcggagaACAGCAGCCCCTGTCCGCCCACAGCAAGGAGCACCGTCTGGAGGTCACCCTCTCCGCCTTGAAGGAGCAGCTG TCTCGTTTGAGGAGACAGGATGTTGGCTTGAAAAGCCACCTGGATCAGCTAGACCAGCGAATAAGTGAGCTGAAATTGGATGTCAGTAAGACCTCCAGTGAATACTTGGATAGTGACAGCCGGCCCAGCTCAG GATTCTATGACCTGAGTGATGGTGGTTCTTGCTCACTCTCCAATTCTTGCACCTCTGTGTACA ATGAAACTACTGTGCACACCACCAGCTTCCAACAGCAGGGAACCTATGTCAGCGATGGATGTCGGATTGCAGCTAGCAGAGATGTTTCTGGGACTCCTGCCAGGTCCAGACCAAGGCCAGTTTCCACAG GTGACTTGGAAAGACTCATTCCAGCGGACACTagatttcagaaagaaatggaTCCCAAATCCATGTTGCCTCTATGCCATAATGGAGACCTGCACTTGCTTAGCATGGATCCTAAATTCCAAAATGACTTGGTCTCCAAGAATGGCATTGATGTGTATCCTTACCCAAGCCCCCTCCATGCAGTGGCTTTACAAAGTCCGCTTTTCTCCCTGGTGGGAACATCCCCAAAATCAGACTTCCAAGCTCCTCCCATCAAATCTATGCCTAGTACAACAGGTCCCAGCTTGATTAAGACTAGGCCAACCACTGAGGTCAAGCCAGGGGGTTACATCAATAAATTACTGCAGCTGACGAGATGCAAAGGGAGCAGTCAGGCTGAGGCCAGTGAGTGGGTTTCACCGAAAAGCCAGCCAGCCGCAATGCATCAGAGACTCATTATAACCCCCAGCACCGGTGGAGTGAAAATTAACAGCAGCAGTAGCCAGCTGGAAAAACAGAGTTCTCTGGAGAGTAACAAAGCTGAAGGGAAGCTGTCAAGAGAGGTGCCAGAGGGGGAATGTGCCAAGCAGCAGGAGACCATGAGCTGTATGAATGAAGAGCAGTCATCCACTCAGCCTGACACAGAGCCATCAGCTGTGAATAGTTGTTATCCTGCCAAGTCAGCAGCAAGGGGCTCTTCTCTGGCAGAAGAAACAGCGGCCAGCATGGAGCGCAGTTTGTCCTACTCACAGCTGTGTCAACAGGACTCTAGCCCAGACACCTGGAATTCTAAAGCTGTTCCACCCAAAAAACTGCCCATCAAAAGGTGTGGCAATGCCAAGATGGCTTACACTGGGGGTCATGAACGGGTGGCACGAGCTGAGTTTGTCCATGCTCAATTTGTCCCTGCAGAATCCCATCAAGTCCGGGTAAAGTTTGCCAGCTCCAAAACAAAGGCAGTGAAGATAAAGAGGAGGAGCAGTGAAAAAGTCGTTCGGCCTGGGAAGCAAGCCTTCTGCATGGAGAAGGTGAGAGGGTCTCATGGGGCCACCAAGATGCCTGTTGAGTGGAATCAGCTCCAAAGACCGCAAGGAATGAAGAGCCTCATGCGGAGACCTTCATATTCTGGTGACATGGCTGGCAGATCATGCTCAGAGTcgagtctgttcccagtgcagGTCAGGCTCCCCACTGTGCCATCCAGGCCAGAGCTCTACGGAGCCTCTGCCAATGCACTGTATTCCCTGGAAACAGCTTGTGTAGACACAGCCAGCAGGAAGAAGCAGCGCAAGTGGCAGTCCACAGTGGAGATATCTGCCAAGGCCCACCCAGCCAGCCTGTCTCACAGCTTTGGCCTGGGAGCGCCAAGGCAGCCAGCAAGGAGAGCCGGCATCCCACGCACTGTCAGCATGAGGAATCCCTCCAAGGGTCAGCACCACGGAGATTGTGCCAAAAGTGAGTCAGACCACTCTGAGTACTCTGCAGAGTGCGCTTCCCTCTTTCACTCCACCATTGCAGAGACCAGTGAAGGGGAGGTCAGCGATTTCACAACCAACCGATTTGGGGACAGTGAGTCCAGTGAAGGTGACTGGGATGGCAGCAGTAACAGTAGCAGCCTTGCTCTTGACTATGATGAGGGGGATGAAAGTGAGCTGATTTGGCCTGAAGGTTCAGTCAGACAATCTGTGACTGTCCAGGCCTCTTCCAAGCCTCTTCCTCCAGTGCCCAAAATCTGTCGCATCAAAGCTTCAAAGGCACTTAAGAAAAAGATAAGGAGGTTCCAGCCTGCCTCTCTGAAGGTCATGACCATGGTGTAA